A genome region from Flavobacteriales bacterium includes the following:
- a CDS encoding 5-formyltetrahydrofolate cyclo-ligase, with protein MTTIIDRSIIRRNALEVRDGLSPEAREIGSFSISEHILNQPKVERSNYVFMYLSFRSEVDTWMLAQELLDKGIRLCIPMISGPGEMEARRITDLRSDVELGPMGISSPLASTERVDPRLIDLVLAPGLLFDHKGIRIGYGGGYYDRFLKNVRDQIEIWGLCYDEQVTNKSIEKNPWERAVTALVTPSGFIRISA; from the coding sequence ATGACTACTATAATCGACCGATCGATCATCCGGCGAAACGCACTCGAAGTGCGCGACGGACTCAGCCCTGAAGCAAGGGAAATTGGATCGTTTAGCATTTCAGAACACATCCTCAATCAGCCCAAGGTCGAACGCTCGAACTACGTTTTCATGTACCTGTCATTTCGCTCGGAAGTCGACACCTGGATGCTCGCTCAAGAGCTTCTCGATAAGGGTATTCGCTTGTGCATACCCATGATCAGCGGACCGGGCGAAATGGAAGCCCGAAGGATCACTGACCTCAGGAGTGATGTAGAGCTTGGCCCCATGGGCATTTCATCTCCTTTAGCTAGCACGGAACGCGTAGATCCAAGGCTCATTGACCTCGTCTTAGCTCCCGGATTACTTTTCGACCACAAAGGTATTCGCATTGGTTACGGCGGTGGCTATTACGACCGTTTTCTCAAGAATGTCCGGGATCAAATAGAAATTTGGGGATTGTGCTACGACGAACAGGTAACGAATAAAAGCATCGAGAAAAACCCCTGGGAAAGAGCCGTTACCGCATTGGTTACCCCGTCCGGATTCATAAGGATCAGCGCGTGA